A stretch of DNA from Spirosoma endbachense:
CCATGTAATTGAGCGTGTTTTCAACATCACGCAGGGCGAACTGATATTCGTGCATGCCATCGACCAAAGCCAGCTGAATTTTTTTCTGAGAAAAAACGCTGGGGGCGTCCTGCGCAAAGAAATCATCACTGGTTTTCTCGAAATACTGATTGGTAAGATTATAGGGATTGATCAGCGTTTTGCCGATCCGGCGGCTGGTATCAAACATAAAATTCGGATCCACAGCAACTTTAAACGAACTCTTGATCCGGAAAAAAATATGCCCGTTTTCAACACCAATTTCAAGGTAGTTTTTTAAGTTTTTCTGGCGCATCAAGGCCTGAATAACATCTAATCGATTCATAAACAAGGGATAAGTAACAAGTCGGATAAACCCCAAAAATAGAAAGTCCCGCTATAATCATCAATTATAGCGGGACTTTCTATCTAACGAAGCGATTATTTATAGTCTATAACGAATCTATCGCTTTAAGTATCTAAAAATCGGCATCGAATGTAATTCCTTTGGGTTCTTCGACAACGGCCACTGGTGTCGGATTTCCGGAATCCTGCGATTGGGTAGCGCTGGCTTTGGCGGCTTTAAATTTGGCCATTACTTCACCCCGTTGGTATTCGCCAACACGCTTTTCGAAGAAGTTCGTTTTACCCTGTAACGAAATCATGTCCATGAAATCGAATGGGTTCGATACGTCATAGAGTTTACGCAAACCCAGCGTAACCAGCAGGTGATCGGCAACGAAAGCAATGTATTGCTTCATCAGATCGGCATTCATACCAATCAATGACACGGGCAAGGCATCAACAACGAACTCCTGCTCGATTTCAACGGCATTGCGGATAATGTCGTAAATCTGCGATTCGGGCAGTTTATGCTGGATATGATCGGTGTAGAGCAAACACGCAAAATCGCGGTGCAGCCCTTCATCGCGGGAAATTAGCTCGTTCGAGAAAGTTAGGCCGGGCATCAGGCCGCGCTTTTTGAGCCAGTAGATTGAGCAGAACGACCCCGAGAAGAAAATACCTTCAACAGCTGCGAAAGCAATCAATCGCTCGGCAAAACTCCCGTTATCAATCCATCGCAACGCCCATTCAGCTTTTTTCTGAACGCACGGAATGGTGTCCATAGCATTCAACAGCCGGTCTTTTTCGGCCGCATCTTTAATGTAGGTGTCAATCAGCAACGAATAGGTTTCGGAGTGGATATTCTCCATCATGACCTGAAAGCCATAAAAACATTTAGCTTCGGCATATTGTACCTCCGACAAAAAATTAACGGCGAGGTTTTCGTTTACGATTCCATCGGAAGCAGCAAAAAACGCCAGAACGTGCGAAATGAAATGTCGTTCGCCATCGTTCAGACCGTTCCAGTCTTTCATGTCCTGGCCAAGATCAATTTCCTCGGCAGTCCAGAACGATGCCTGGTGGGTTTTATAGTATTCCCAAATGTCCCAGTGTTCAATCGGGAACAGCACAAATCGGCCTTTGTCTTCCTGTAAAATCGGTTCGATTACATCGTTTTGTACCATAATGGGCTTGCAGTTTATATGATTTTTACCAGTCGGGCAGAACTGGCTTATGAAGAAACCAATCGACTATATCGTTCCAACAAAATTAACCGTTTGGGGCACTTCTGCAAGCCAGTTTATCCAATGATTATAAGTCTGATAAATGATGGTTTCTGGTAAACAGAACGCAATCAGCACGTTGGGCAAATAACGGTTGAGTAAGTTCTTGAAATAATTCTACTAAAATCTGCATCCCTGATTTTCAATGAATTGGCTGGTATCGGTGTGCTACCAGGCTGAAACTGAATGACAAAAAAAAGGTCACTTCCGTAGAAGCGACCCGCATTCTGATCTATAGGCTACAGGGCCGCTCAGAGCCCCGGACAGGAAAAAAAGGCACTTAAAATAAGTCTTTGATATCGATCCGGCGGTGAAGATGTTCTTCGTCCTTAAAGGGCAACATCACCATAACCTGACCGTGTTCGTGAACGGCTTCGATCTGATCGGCATTTACAAACGATGGAATGTCGAGAACCCGCAAAAACATAGGCACTGCCAGTCGCTGGCTGTTGCCTTCTTCGTCCTTCCGAGTCGATGTACTAACCAACAGGGTATATAAGACAAGTTTACTTCCTTCGATCAATACATTAAACGAATTTGCACTGACACCCGGAGCTGACAATTTTATAATAAGCCGTTCGTCCTCACGCTCAACTTTCATCGTCGTTTGGCTCGAACCACCGTAGAGGGTATTGAGCAAATCGACCTGACCGCCCGTTCCCTGAAATACATTCTCTATCGCTTTCATAGGAGTTGCTATTTACTGTCCAAGTACTGATTTATAGACAAACCTCGTGCCTAAGGGTTTAATCGCCTTTATTTGCGCCATGCTGTCAGCATGTATAGTTTGTTTTCGGGCCAATTAATGCCGTTTTGACGTGATAAAGGTACATTATCGCATTTTTATGCCATATCGGCCAGTTTAGCAAAGTGGGGAATTATGGTCGTATGGGTTGGGGCATTTTGTGGAAGAGAAACCACAAAATGCGATAATGCATTTACCCGCAGAAAGAGCCTGTTTTGGTGGCGTCTAAGCCGTACCTTTGCAGAAATTACGTTTTCTGTTTTCAATTAATCAGTTTTTAGTTGTGGTTCCTACGGGGGCTGACACCCCAAAACTGATCAACTGAAAACTCCTGTACTCATGCATATTCGAATTGGAACGCGCAGCAGTCGCCTGGCGGTGTGGCAGGCCGAACACATACAAACGCTATTGCAAGCCGGTGGAATAACCTCCGAACTAGTACTTATCGACACGAAGGGCGATCAGGTTCTGGACCGCTCCTTATCAAAAATTGGGAGTAAGGGCGTTTTCACCCAGGAGCTGGAAGACCAACTGCGGGTTGGCTCCATCGACATTGCGGTTCATAGTGCCAAAGATCTGCCATCGAGCTTACCCGAAGGATTAGGAATTATTGCCTTTACTGAACGGGAGTTAGTCAACGATGTATTAGTCAGCCGGGATAAAAGCCTGTCGCTCACCAATGGCCGTGAATTTACTATTGGTACTTCATCAACCCGCCGGGTAGCGATGCTGAA
This window harbors:
- a CDS encoding ribonucleotide-diphosphate reductase subunit beta; the protein is MVQNDVIEPILQEDKGRFVLFPIEHWDIWEYYKTHQASFWTAEEIDLGQDMKDWNGLNDGERHFISHVLAFFAASDGIVNENLAVNFLSEVQYAEAKCFYGFQVMMENIHSETYSLLIDTYIKDAAEKDRLLNAMDTIPCVQKKAEWALRWIDNGSFAERLIAFAAVEGIFFSGSFCSIYWLKKRGLMPGLTFSNELISRDEGLHRDFACLLYTDHIQHKLPESQIYDIIRNAVEIEQEFVVDALPVSLIGMNADLMKQYIAFVADHLLVTLGLRKLYDVSNPFDFMDMISLQGKTNFFEKRVGEYQRGEVMAKFKAAKASATQSQDSGNPTPVAVVEEPKGITFDADF
- a CDS encoding Hsp20/alpha crystallin family protein gives rise to the protein MKAIENVFQGTGGQVDLLNTLYGGSSQTTMKVEREDERLIIKLSAPGVSANSFNVLIEGSKLVLYTLLVSTSTRKDEEGNSQRLAVPMFLRVLDIPSFVNADQIEAVHEHGQVMVMLPFKDEEHLHRRIDIKDLF